A stretch of Garra rufa chromosome 11, GarRuf1.0, whole genome shotgun sequence DNA encodes these proteins:
- the pik3c2g gene encoding phosphatidylinositol 3-kinase C2 domain-containing subunit gamma: MDRCQNSDGRPEDCVFHEWDVPFFSEQDYLNLYTALSDSAADQRNQEQVNGEMKNEETAGTPVGSAPLCRPELMYPIANKSCDGVTMDIWKIDLIDSPQGSNSRTASLCMATSQLLSEYGLSNDEFNLRVVWGRVAPVHVSLLESAEIIFNVFVPWLPVELPYRSRLNSTAQEVMEAVLVALDHFDTVSGQYLMKFCDSDEYLRSDEILGLYERIQVYQKFASDVPVRMVLKDTVDKTLTRDEEDNRQIFPFNQVLASDAFNTIRSCLQEKLSSYTQEVNKFLRSRCGVSVSEVVESIHAVCEQLCGVTTLDLEEAIGQLQRFVTVTLTPAEMFDCETAVLMLHHALLKLLRIFFANFDLDFRGQEEHPNPPATDIKCNTCMLQVNLTCLYGLLPDWINSYDHFSVSCSLMYCGRNLTEPVLSENISTSLQLHCKIQCNRLLVFPVPLKELPYESMLSFHLLGSKQAKNPELLCWAVLPLFNNRTLVHGTVLLSMSTQVPPICPPSPALTDGHRQPTGVILQVDFSESEQWQYERVAAHHDSVLELAPCEELQKRITEVCQKHCLSLMTDNEKAFLWSKRHTCSQRNSYLHLVLGSAPQWRPHNLPEIYFILESWSPLSAEEALFLLSDEFHDQYVRSVAVQRFQQMCDSELEEFLPQLVQALKMEWDIDGPLMKLLLSRSLCCIRIAQQLYWFLVDALDDWLYKSWMNKVLSALKHCCGRALRNELQRESRLVDLLTQVAENIRTADKTKRKDVFNRERWKIASFFADGLSCRLPLDPAVVVKDVNIEAFKVFNSNAAPMEVSFITADPLGQNYSVICKTGDNLRQDMLVLQIVRVLDRIWRQEGLDMRMVTYRCISTGRDQGLVEVVCDAVTLAKIHQEWGLSGALREDTLEKWFHMRNKTKEDYEKAVMNFLYSCAGWCVATFVLGICDRHNDNIMIKNSGHMFHIDFGKIMGNAQKFGSIKRDRTPFIFTPEMQRFITGGGENPQRFHRFVELCCEAYNSLRRRSVLVLSLLQLMLAAGMPELKNVQDLQYVHNKLRPHDSELEATSYFTRKIKESMESFPVKLNFLIHTMSQISSIKRSEAHAKSQISSNTNIQEAVIQKYTVKGKDVTYELKVTIEDGYLIIQKSFAQFEIVHKRLQKHFIESTLPKFPSWFNMSFTPSRKMSLLNKYLKELFEGPCKGNEYVCSLFLDGPNATVKSETDTNLRPQIQLYLSYKDYKLYVMIKHLKNIRLSNGSCPDAYVVTRLRPDPQDKTKRKTKVVRSNDNPTFNELIEYRNVPNLHGHVLEVTVKSRKTFVAATNVVLGERVLDQEKWFPLGFSAI, from the exons ATGGATCGATGTCAAAATTCTGATGGAAGACCTGAGGATTGTGTGTTTCATGAATGGGACGTTCCTTTCTTCTCAGAGCAGGATTATTTGAATTTATACACAGCCCTTTCTGATTCAGCAGCTGATCAGAGGAATCAAGAGCAGGTGAATGGGGAAATGAAGAATGAGGAAACAGCTGGGACACCTGTTGGATCAGCTCCACTATGCCGTCCAGAGTTGATGTATCCCATTGCAAACAAGTCCTGTGACGGTGTGACCATG GACATTTGGAAAATCGATTTAATTGATTCACCGCAAGGCAGTAACAGCAGAACTGCATCGCTGTGCATGGCAACATCTCA ACTGCTATCAGAATATGGGCTCAGTAATGATGAGTTTAACTTAAGAGTGGTGTGGGGCCGTGTGGCCCCTGTGCATGTGTCGCTCCTGGAGTCCGCTGAAATTATCTTCAATGTGTTTGTGCCATGGCTGCCCGTGGAACTACCATACAGAAGCAGAT TAAATAGCACAGCCCAGGAGGTGATGGAGGCAGTTTTGGTGGCTCTAGATCATTTTGACACTGTCAGTGGACAATACCTAATGAAATTCTGCGACTCAGACGAGTATCTCAGAAG TGATGAAATCTTGGGATTGTATGAACGCATACAGGTGTATCAGAAGTTTGCTTCGGATGTTCCAGTGAGAATGGTGCTCAAGGACACCGTTGACAAAACACTGACAAGAGAT GAGGAGGACAACAGGCAGATATTTCCTTTTAATCAAGTCCTTGCTTCAGATGCATTCAACACGATAAG GTCATGTCTGCAGGAGAAATTGAGTAGCTACACTCAGGAAGTAAACAAGTTCTTAAGAAGCAGG TGTGGTGTCAGTGTGAGCGAGGTTGTGGAAAGCATTCATGCTGTGTGTGAGCAGCTGTGTGGGGTGACTACACTAGATCTTGAGGAGGCCATCGGGCAGCTCCAGCGCTTCGTTACAGTCACACTG ACTCCAGCCGAAATGTTTGACTGTGAAACTG CTGTACTCATGCTCCATCACGCTCTGCTGAAGCTGCTCCGCATTTTCTTCGCAAACTTTGATTTGGACTTCAGAGGACAGGAGGAGCATCCGAATCCACCTGCAACAGACATCAAGTGCAACACCTGCATGCTGCAGGTCAACCTGACATGCCTCTATGGACTGCTGCCAGACTGGATAAACAG ttaTGATCACTTCAGTGTGAGCTGCTCGCTCATGTACTGCGGCAGGAATCTGACTGAACCTGTGCTGTCTGAAAACATCAGCACGTCACTACAACTCCACTGCAAGATCCAGTGCAACCGTCT ATTGGTGTTTCCTGTTCCACTAAAGGAGCTACCTTATGAATCAATGTTGTCTTTTCATCTGCTGGGCTCAAAACAAGCCAAAAACCCTGAGCTCCTATGCTGGGCGGTTCTTCCACTTTTTAACAACAG GACTCTAGTTCATGGCACAGTTCTGCTCAGCATGTCCACACAGGTGCCTCCTATTTGTCCTCCATCTCCAGCACTGACTGACGGCCATCGGCAGCCCACTGGTGTCATTTTACAG GTTGATTTCTCAGAGTCTGAGCAGTGGCAGTATGAGCGGGTGGCAGCTCACCATGACTCAGTCCTCGAGTTGGCACCGTGTGAAGAGCTGCAGAAGCGAATAACAGAAGTGTGTCAGAAACACTGCCTGTCACT AATGACTGACAATGAAAAGGCCTTCCTGTGGAGCAAGCGGCACACCTGCAGCCAGAGAAACTCGTACCTGCATCTGGTTTTGGGCAGTGCACCACAGTGGAGACCGCACAACCTACCGGAAATATACTTCATCTTGGAGAGCTGGAGTCCCTTGAGTGCTGAGGAAGCCTTGTTCCTCCTAAGTGATGA GTTTCATGACCAGTATGTCCGTTCAGTGGCTGTGCAGCGTTTTCAGCAGATGTGTGACAGTGAGCTGGAAGAGTTTCTGCCACAGCTGGTGCAG GCTCTGAAGATGGAGTGGGACATTGATGGGCCTTTGATGAAGCTTCTGCTCTCAAGATCTTTGTGCTGCATCCGTATTGCTCAGCAGCTGTACTG GTTTCTCGTGGATGCTCTGGATGACTGGCTCTATAAGAGTTGGATGAACAAGGTTCTGTCAGCGCTGAAGCACTGCTGTGGTCGGGCTCTGAGAAACGAACTTCAGCGTGAGAGCAGATTAGTGGATCTTCTCACTCAAGTGGCGGAGAACATCCGTACAGCTGACAAAACCAAGAGAAAG GATGTGTTTAACAGAGAGAGATGGAAGATTGCAAGCTTTTTTGCTGATGGACTGTCATGCAGGCTTCCATTAGATCCAGCGGTTGTGGTCAAAGATGTGAATATTGAG GCTTTTAAGGTTTTTAATTCAAATGCAGCACCAATGGAAGTATCTTTCATCACCGCTGACCCATTGGGCCAGAACTACAGCGTCATCTGCAAA ACCGGAGATAATCTACGACAGGACATGTTGGTGCTGCAGATTGTGCGTGTTCTGGACCGCATATGGAGACAGGAGGGACTGGACATGCGCATGGTCACTTACAGATGTATTTCTACTGGCAGAGATCAAG GTTTAGTGGAAGTGGTGTGTGACGCCGTGACTCTGGCAAAGATTCATCAGGAGTGGGGTCTGTCTGGAGCACTGAGGGAAGACACCTTAGagaaatggtttcatatgaggaaCAAGACCAAAGAGGACTATGAGAAG GCTGTAATGAACTTCCTTTACTCTTGTGCCGGCTGGTGTGTCGCCACGTTCGTTCTGGGCATATGTGATCGTCACAACGACAACATCATGATCAAAAACAGTGGCCATATGTTCCACATCGATTTCGGCAAGATCATGGGCAATGCTCAGAAGTTCGGTAGCATCAAGAG AGATCGAACGCCCTTCATCTTTACGCCAGAGATGCAGCGTTTCATCACTGGTGGTGGGGAGAATCCACAGCGCTTCCATCGGTTTGTTGAGCTGTGTTGTGAAGCGTACAACAGTCTGCGCAGACGCTCTGTACTAGTTCTCAGTTTGCTGCAGCTG ATGCTAGCGGCCGGTATGCCTGAATTGAAGAACGTCCAAGACCTACAGTATGTTCACAACAAACTGAGGCCTCATGACTCTGAGCTTGAAGCCACTTCATATTTTACTAG AAAAATTAAGGAGAGCATGGAGAGTTTCCCAGTCAAGTTAAACTTCCTCATCCACACCATGTCGCAGATTTCCTCTATCAAACGCTCAGAAGCACATGCTAAGAGCCAGATCTCCTCTAACACCAACATTCAGGAAGCTGTGATCCAGAAATATACAGTGAAAGGCAAAGATGTG ACGTATGAGCTGAAGGTGACCATTGAGGATGGATACCTCATCATCCAGAAGAGCTTTGCTCAGTTTGAGATTGTCCATAAGCGGCTGCAGAAGCACTTCATCGAGTCCACACTCCCAAA GTTTCCAAGCTGGTTTAACATGTCATTTACACCGAGCAGAAAGATGTCTCTGTTAAACAAGTATCTGAAAGAGCTGTTTGAAGGGCCCTGCAAAGGA AACGAATATGTCTGTAGCCTGTTTCTGGACGGACCAAATGCTACTGTCAAGTCAG AAACAGACACTAATCTCCGACCACAGATTCAGCTCTACCTGTCTTATAAAGACTATAAGTTGTATGTGATGATAAAGCATTTGAAAAATATT AGGTTGTCTAACGGCTCATGTCCGGATGCTTATGTGGTGACAAGACTAAGACCCGACCCACAGGACAAAACAAAGAGGAAGACTAAAGTGGTCCGCAGCAATGACAATCCCACATTCAATGAACTG ATTGAGTACAGGAACGTGCCAAACCTTCATGGCCACGTGCTGGAGGTGACTGTAAAGAGCAGGAAGACTTTTGTAGCTGCTACAAATGTGGTTCTAGGAGAAAGAGTTCTGGACCAGGAGAAGTGGTTTCCTCTTGGCTTCTCGGCTATTTAA
- the LOC141345164 gene encoding suppressor of tumorigenicity 7 protein homolog isoform X2 — MFGTESSLSMFLNTLTPKFYVALTGTSSLISGLILIFEWWYFRKYGTSFIEQVSVSHLRPLLGGVDNSSPNNSNSSNGDTDSSRQSVSECKVWRNPLNLFRGAEYNRYTWVTGREPLTYYDMNLSAQDHQTFFTCDSDHLRPADAIMQKAWRERNPQARITAAHEALDLEDCATAYILLAEEEATTIVEAEKLFKQALKVGETCYRRSQQLQHHGSQYEAQHRRDTNVLVYIKRRLAMCSRKLGRTREAVKMMRDLMKEFPLLSMFNIHENLLESLLELQNYADVQAVLAKYDDISLPKSATICYTAALLKARAVSDKFSPEAASRRGLSTAEMNAVEAIHRAVEFNPHVPKYLLEMKSLILPPEHILKRGDSEAIAYTFFHLQHWKRVEGALNLLHCTWEGTFRMIPYPLEKGHLFYPYPVCTETADRELLPMFHEVSVYPKKELPFFILFTAGLCSFTAMLALLTHQFPELMGVFAKAFLSTLFAPLNFIMEKVESILPSSLWHQLTRI; from the exons tgAGCATGTTCCTCAACACTTTGACCCCTAAGTTTTACGTGGCGCTGACGGGCACCTCATCCCTCATTTCAGGACTCATACTG ATCTTTGAGTGGTGGTATTTCAGGAAGTATGGGACGTCGTTCATTGAGCAGGTGTCTGTCAGTCATCTGCGTCCTCTGTTAGGTGGAGTTGATAACAGCTCACCCAACAACTCCAACAGCAGTAACGGAGACACTGACTCCAGTCGACAGAGTGTGTCAG AGTGTAAGGTTTGGCGAAATCCTCTCAATCTGTTCAGAGGAGCTGAATATAACCG ATACACGTGGGTGACAGGAAGAGAGCCGCTCACATACTACGACATGAATCTTTCAGCACAAGATCATCAGACCTTCTTCACGTGTGATTCTGATCACCTACGGCCTGCAGACGCCA TAATGCAGAAGGCCTGGAGAGAGAGGAATCCTCAGGCTCGAATCACAGCTGCTCATGAAGCTTTGGATCTGGAGGA TTGTGCGACTGCTTACATTCTCCTGGCTGAGGAAGAGGCCACGACTATTGTGGAGGCAGAAAAACTCTTCAAACAGGCGCTGAAGGTCGGAGAGACCTGCTACCGGCGCAGTCAACAGCTGCAGCATCACGGATCACAGTATGAAGCCCAGCACA gaagaGACACAAACGTGTTAGTTTACATCAAGAGAAGACTCGCCATGTGCTCCAGAAAGCTTGGCCGTACACGAGAAGCTGTCAAAATGATGCGAGAT TTAATGAAGGAGTTTCCTCTGCTCAGCATGTTTAATATCCATGAGAACCTGCTGGAGTCTCTTCTGGAGCTGCAGAACTATGCTGACGTTCAGGCCGTGCTCGCCAAGTATGACG ACATCAGTTTGCCAAAGTCTGCAACCATCTGCTACACAGCAGCGCTTCTGAAGGCCAGAGCCGTGTCTGATAA GTTTTCTCCAGAGGCCGCATCACGGAGAGGTTTGAGCACAGCAGAAATGAACGCAGTAGAAGCCATACACAGAGCAGTGGAGTTCAACCCACACGTACCTAAA TACCTCTTAGAGATGAAGAGCTTGATACTGCCACCGGAGCACATCCTGAAGCGCGGAGACAGTGAAGCCATCGCATACACCTTTTTCCACCTGCAGCATTGGAAGCGGGTGGAGGGCGCGCTCAACCTGCTGCACTGCACCTGGGAGGGAA CTTTCAGAATGATTCCATATCCTCTGGAGAAAGGCCACCTGTTCTATCCATATCCAGTCTGTACAGAGACAGCGGACAGAGAACTGCTACCAA TGTTCCACGAGGTTTCAGTGTATCCGAAGAAGGAGCTGCCGTTCTTCATCCTGTTCACCGCGGGTCTCTGCTCCTTCACGGCCATGCTGGCGCTCCTCACGCATCAGTTCCCAGAGCTCATGGGAGTGTTTGCTAAAGCC TTCCTGAGCACCCTGTTTGCCCCGCTGAACTTCATCATGGAGAAAGTGGAAAGTATTCTTCCCTCAAGTCTGTGGCACCAGCTCACACGGATCTGA
- the LOC141345164 gene encoding suppressor of tumorigenicity 7 protein homolog isoform X1, which translates to MFGTESSLSMFLNTLTPKFYVALTGTSSLISGLILIFEWWYFRKYGTSFIEQVSVSHLRPLLGGVDNSSPNNSNSSNGDTDSSRQSVSECKVWRNPLNLFRGAEYNRYTWVTGREPLTYYDMNLSAQDHQTFFTCDSDHLRPADAIMQKAWRERNPQARITAAHEALDLEDCATAYILLAEEEATTIVEAEKLFKQALKVGETCYRRSQQLQHHGSQYEAQHRRDTNVLVYIKRRLAMCSRKLGRTREAVKMMRDLMKEFPLLSMFNIHENLLESLLELQNYADVQAVLAKYDDISLPKSATICYTAALLKARAVSDKFSPEAASRRGLSTAEMNAVEAIHRAVEFNPHVPKYLLEMKSLILPPEHILKRGDSEAIAYTFFHLQHWKRVEGALNLLHCTWEGTFRMIPYPLEKGHLFYPYPVCTETADRELLPTVFHEVSVYPKKELPFFILFTAGLCSFTAMLALLTHQFPELMGVFAKAFLSTLFAPLNFIMEKVESILPSSLWHQLTRI; encoded by the exons tgAGCATGTTCCTCAACACTTTGACCCCTAAGTTTTACGTGGCGCTGACGGGCACCTCATCCCTCATTTCAGGACTCATACTG ATCTTTGAGTGGTGGTATTTCAGGAAGTATGGGACGTCGTTCATTGAGCAGGTGTCTGTCAGTCATCTGCGTCCTCTGTTAGGTGGAGTTGATAACAGCTCACCCAACAACTCCAACAGCAGTAACGGAGACACTGACTCCAGTCGACAGAGTGTGTCAG AGTGTAAGGTTTGGCGAAATCCTCTCAATCTGTTCAGAGGAGCTGAATATAACCG ATACACGTGGGTGACAGGAAGAGAGCCGCTCACATACTACGACATGAATCTTTCAGCACAAGATCATCAGACCTTCTTCACGTGTGATTCTGATCACCTACGGCCTGCAGACGCCA TAATGCAGAAGGCCTGGAGAGAGAGGAATCCTCAGGCTCGAATCACAGCTGCTCATGAAGCTTTGGATCTGGAGGA TTGTGCGACTGCTTACATTCTCCTGGCTGAGGAAGAGGCCACGACTATTGTGGAGGCAGAAAAACTCTTCAAACAGGCGCTGAAGGTCGGAGAGACCTGCTACCGGCGCAGTCAACAGCTGCAGCATCACGGATCACAGTATGAAGCCCAGCACA gaagaGACACAAACGTGTTAGTTTACATCAAGAGAAGACTCGCCATGTGCTCCAGAAAGCTTGGCCGTACACGAGAAGCTGTCAAAATGATGCGAGAT TTAATGAAGGAGTTTCCTCTGCTCAGCATGTTTAATATCCATGAGAACCTGCTGGAGTCTCTTCTGGAGCTGCAGAACTATGCTGACGTTCAGGCCGTGCTCGCCAAGTATGACG ACATCAGTTTGCCAAAGTCTGCAACCATCTGCTACACAGCAGCGCTTCTGAAGGCCAGAGCCGTGTCTGATAA GTTTTCTCCAGAGGCCGCATCACGGAGAGGTTTGAGCACAGCAGAAATGAACGCAGTAGAAGCCATACACAGAGCAGTGGAGTTCAACCCACACGTACCTAAA TACCTCTTAGAGATGAAGAGCTTGATACTGCCACCGGAGCACATCCTGAAGCGCGGAGACAGTGAAGCCATCGCATACACCTTTTTCCACCTGCAGCATTGGAAGCGGGTGGAGGGCGCGCTCAACCTGCTGCACTGCACCTGGGAGGGAA CTTTCAGAATGATTCCATATCCTCTGGAGAAAGGCCACCTGTTCTATCCATATCCAGTCTGTACAGAGACAGCGGACAGAGAACTGCTACCAA cagTGTTCCACGAGGTTTCAGTGTATCCGAAGAAGGAGCTGCCGTTCTTCATCCTGTTCACCGCGGGTCTCTGCTCCTTCACGGCCATGCTGGCGCTCCTCACGCATCAGTTCCCAGAGCTCATGGGAGTGTTTGCTAAAGCC TTCCTGAGCACCCTGTTTGCCCCGCTGAACTTCATCATGGAGAAAGTGGAAAGTATTCTTCCCTCAAGTCTGTGGCACCAGCTCACACGGATCTGA
- the LOC141345164 gene encoding suppressor of tumorigenicity 7 protein homolog isoform X3 encodes MFLNTLTPKFYVALTGTSSLISGLILIFEWWYFRKYGTSFIEQVSVSHLRPLLGGVDNSSPNNSNSSNGDTDSSRQSVSECKVWRNPLNLFRGAEYNRYTWVTGREPLTYYDMNLSAQDHQTFFTCDSDHLRPADAIMQKAWRERNPQARITAAHEALDLEDCATAYILLAEEEATTIVEAEKLFKQALKVGETCYRRSQQLQHHGSQYEAQHRRDTNVLVYIKRRLAMCSRKLGRTREAVKMMRDLMKEFPLLSMFNIHENLLESLLELQNYADVQAVLAKYDDISLPKSATICYTAALLKARAVSDKFSPEAASRRGLSTAEMNAVEAIHRAVEFNPHVPKYLLEMKSLILPPEHILKRGDSEAIAYTFFHLQHWKRVEGALNLLHCTWEGTFRMIPYPLEKGHLFYPYPVCTETADRELLPTVFHEVSVYPKKELPFFILFTAGLCSFTAMLALLTHQFPELMGVFAKAFLSTLFAPLNFIMEKVESILPSSLWHQLTRI; translated from the exons ATGTTCCTCAACACTTTGACCCCTAAGTTTTACGTGGCGCTGACGGGCACCTCATCCCTCATTTCAGGACTCATACTG ATCTTTGAGTGGTGGTATTTCAGGAAGTATGGGACGTCGTTCATTGAGCAGGTGTCTGTCAGTCATCTGCGTCCTCTGTTAGGTGGAGTTGATAACAGCTCACCCAACAACTCCAACAGCAGTAACGGAGACACTGACTCCAGTCGACAGAGTGTGTCAG AGTGTAAGGTTTGGCGAAATCCTCTCAATCTGTTCAGAGGAGCTGAATATAACCG ATACACGTGGGTGACAGGAAGAGAGCCGCTCACATACTACGACATGAATCTTTCAGCACAAGATCATCAGACCTTCTTCACGTGTGATTCTGATCACCTACGGCCTGCAGACGCCA TAATGCAGAAGGCCTGGAGAGAGAGGAATCCTCAGGCTCGAATCACAGCTGCTCATGAAGCTTTGGATCTGGAGGA TTGTGCGACTGCTTACATTCTCCTGGCTGAGGAAGAGGCCACGACTATTGTGGAGGCAGAAAAACTCTTCAAACAGGCGCTGAAGGTCGGAGAGACCTGCTACCGGCGCAGTCAACAGCTGCAGCATCACGGATCACAGTATGAAGCCCAGCACA gaagaGACACAAACGTGTTAGTTTACATCAAGAGAAGACTCGCCATGTGCTCCAGAAAGCTTGGCCGTACACGAGAAGCTGTCAAAATGATGCGAGAT TTAATGAAGGAGTTTCCTCTGCTCAGCATGTTTAATATCCATGAGAACCTGCTGGAGTCTCTTCTGGAGCTGCAGAACTATGCTGACGTTCAGGCCGTGCTCGCCAAGTATGACG ACATCAGTTTGCCAAAGTCTGCAACCATCTGCTACACAGCAGCGCTTCTGAAGGCCAGAGCCGTGTCTGATAA GTTTTCTCCAGAGGCCGCATCACGGAGAGGTTTGAGCACAGCAGAAATGAACGCAGTAGAAGCCATACACAGAGCAGTGGAGTTCAACCCACACGTACCTAAA TACCTCTTAGAGATGAAGAGCTTGATACTGCCACCGGAGCACATCCTGAAGCGCGGAGACAGTGAAGCCATCGCATACACCTTTTTCCACCTGCAGCATTGGAAGCGGGTGGAGGGCGCGCTCAACCTGCTGCACTGCACCTGGGAGGGAA CTTTCAGAATGATTCCATATCCTCTGGAGAAAGGCCACCTGTTCTATCCATATCCAGTCTGTACAGAGACAGCGGACAGAGAACTGCTACCAA cagTGTTCCACGAGGTTTCAGTGTATCCGAAGAAGGAGCTGCCGTTCTTCATCCTGTTCACCGCGGGTCTCTGCTCCTTCACGGCCATGCTGGCGCTCCTCACGCATCAGTTCCCAGAGCTCATGGGAGTGTTTGCTAAAGCC TTCCTGAGCACCCTGTTTGCCCCGCTGAACTTCATCATGGAGAAAGTGGAAAGTATTCTTCCCTCAAGTCTGTGGCACCAGCTCACACGGATCTGA